One stretch of Arachis hypogaea cultivar Tifrunner chromosome 20, arahy.Tifrunner.gnm2.J5K5, whole genome shotgun sequence DNA includes these proteins:
- the LOC112783066 gene encoding uncharacterized protein: protein MESSGSMKLTPTTTAFLSSLLPNPKPHSILIPSCSAFKPKPLKTLTVTTPNNTPCIPKSYAADVSSSISAVTNTTAASSPRDLRSRLQNGDTLYGLFLLSFSPTLAEIAGLAGYDFVVVDMEHGHGGISDALPCLHALAATGTAAILRVPESSATWAKKALDLGPQGIMFPMIDSAESAIDAVSFCRFPPAGIRGSAHSVVRASGYGIDEGYLGSYQEELLIMCQVESVEGVKNVGEISAVDGVDCIQMGPLDLSASMGYLWDPGNRKVRQLMREAEAKILKSRSGGGVGVGTYLSGFAMPHDGPGDLKSRGYHMVSGAVDVGLFRSAAVEDVKKFRLSLIDEDHDSEEEEGKDGDEKYWSE, encoded by the coding sequence ATGGAGAGCAGTGGCAGCATGAAGCTCACACCAACAACCACCGcattcctctcttctcttctcccaaACCCAAAGCCTCATTCAATCCTCATCCCTTCTTGTTCCGCATTCAAACCCAAACCCCTCAAAACCCTCACCGTCACCACACCCAATAATACTCCCTGTATTCCCAAATCCTACGCCGCCGATGTCTCCTCTTCCATTTCCGCTGTTACAAACACAACCGCCGCATCGTCTCCCCGAGACCTCAGGTCACGCCTCCAAAACGGTGACACACTCTAcggcctcttcctcctctccttctcCCCAACGCTCGCCGAGATCGCCGGCCTCGCGGGCTACGACTTCGTCGTCGTCGACATGGAGCACGGCCACGGCGGAATCTCCGACGCGCTCCCCTGTCTCCACGCTCTCGCAGCCACCGGCACCGCCGCAATCCTCCGCGTTCCTGAGAGCTCCGCCACTTGGGCTAAGAAAGCCCTTGACTTAGGCCCACAGGGGATCATGTTTCCGATGATCGATTCCGCGGAATCCGCCATCGACGCCGTGTCGTTCTGCCGGTTCCCTCCCGCCGGGATCCGTGGCTCGGCTCACTCCGTCGTCCGGGCTTCCGGTTACGGCATCGATGAAGGTTACCTTGGTAGTTACCAAGAAGAGCTGTTGATTATGTGCCAGGTTGAGTCCGTTGAGGGAGTGAAGAACGTTGGTGAGATCTCAGCCGTTGATGGCGTTGATTGCATCCAAATGGGACCGTTGGATCTGAGCGCCAGTATGGGGTACTTGTGGGACCCAGGGAACAGGAAAGTGAGGCAGTTGATGAGGGAGGCTGAGGCGAAGATTCTGAAAAGCCGCAGCGGCGGTGGCGTCGGCGTTGGGACTTACCTGTCTGGGTTCGCTATGCCGCATGATGGGCCCGGGGATCTCAAGTCACGTGGGTATCACATGGTGTCTGGTGCTGTTGACGTTGGGTTGTTTAGAAGCGCTGCTGTGGAAGATGTGAAGAAATTCAGGTTGAGTTTGATTGATGAAGATCATGATAGTGAGGAGGAAGAGGGTAAAGATGGTGATGAGAAGTACtggagtgagtga